The following DNA comes from Alienimonas californiensis.
GCCCCAGCGGCCCGGAGCCGCCGGAGTGGCTGGACGGCCTGGAAGACGAAGTCAGCCGCCAACTGCGAGCGACCGCCGACCCGGTCCGCCTCCCCCCGGCGCCGCTGGCCTACGGCGATCTCGTCGGCCAACTGCGGCGCCTGAACCGCAAGTGACAGGCGAGCGAAGGGGCGTCAGCCCCCCGTGTATTTGAAAGCGTGCGAACACACGGGGGGCTCACGCCCCCCGCTCGCCATCGCAGAGCTTCGACTCGTTTAGAACGGCACCGGGGTGAATAGCCCCGGTTGCCGCAGGGCGGCGGCGGGGCCGGCGGCGCTGACGAGCGGCGTGAGGAACAGCATCCCCGCGTACGCCAGCGAAACCGCCCAGCCGAGCAGTAGCCAGCCCCCCGTCCACCACCGACGCCGCGGGGCGGCGATCGCCTCGACGCCCCGCCGGGTCCAGCCGGCCAGCAGCCGACTCGGCAGCACGCCGACGATGCAGGCGGGCGTGAGCAGCCAGCGGGCGTCCGCGGGGACCTCGACCACCGCCAACGAATACAGCGGCAACGAGCCGACGATCACCGCGAGCAGCACGCCGACCCACCGGGCCGGCCGGGTTCGCCACGTCCGCCAGGCGGCCCGCGGGTTCAAGCCGGCCCGCAGGCTCCGCCAGAATCCGTCCTGCCGGGCCGCGGCGAGATTCGCCTGAGCCGCGGGGATCAGCGGGAGAACCCCCGCCAACCAGATCGCCCCGAGGGTGCGCACCAGCGCCCGCCCTGCCCCGTCGCCCTGGATCGCCAGCAACACGCTCGGCAACAGGGCCCACGCCGCCGCGACGATCAGCCCCTGCGCCCCCAGCAGAAGCGCCCGCAGCGGCACCAACTCGACCCAGAGCCAGCCGCACCGGGCGCCGAGCCGGTCCAGCGCCTCCCCGGGGGACCGGAACACCCGCAGCAGATTGCGGAGCGGTCGGAACCACCCCGTTCTCCCCCCGGCGAGGAGCCACAGCCCGAGGTGCACCGCCAGCCCCGCGGCCAGCGCCCAAGTCGCCGCCTGCCATCCCCCGGCCGCGGTGGAGCCGGGGGCGATGACCGCCGCGTCCGATGCCAGCCCCGCGACGAATCGCAGCGGCTGGAGGACGAGCCAGATCGCCGCCGCCGTGCCCGCCAGCGCCGCCGCCGCCCGCAGCAGACGGCCGAGCGGCGGGCTGGAGGTTCGCCCCGCTTCGCCTTCACTCTTCGCCCGGCCGCCGTTCGCGGCCCGGCCCTCCGCCTCCAACATCCACCCCAACGCCAGCAGCGGCCCGCCGGGGACCGCGGCGACGGCGGCCAGCAGGGCGCCGAAGCTCAGCGTGCCGACCGTCGCCCGCACCGCCACGACGACCCAGCCCACGACGCGGCGGAGGCGGCCCGGCGGATTCTCGCCGAACGCGTGACCCGCCGGCGCCGCGGCAATCGGCGGGGCGAGTGCGACGGGCATGGATTACCGACGGGGCGTGAAAAGGGGGACGCCGGACGATACCTGGCAAAGAACCTCGGCGTTGCAGCGAATCCCGCGGAAACTTCGAGAGTTCCGAACGGGTATCCTTGTTTGACCGCCCCGTTTCGCCCCGCCCCCGTGTCGTTCGCCCGCCCCTCCCGCCGCTGGCTCGCTCTTGCCGCCGTGGGGGCGGTCTGTGCGGCGACCTTCGCCGCCGCGGCCCGCGACGTCTCGCCGGGACCGCCGCCGCTGAGAGACGCTCCAGACCCCGCCGCGATCGACGGCTTCTTTCACGAACGGTGGACTGAAGAGGATGTCGAACCGGCCCCGGCCGCGGAGGAGCTGCTCGTCCTGCGGCGGCTCTCGCTGGCGTTGCACGGCACGATTCCCTCGCTGGAAGAGGTCCGCGCTTTCGAGGCGGACGCCCGCCCGGATCGGCTGACGCGCTGGACCGACCGCCTGCTCGCCGATCGCCGGTTCGCGGAGTACTGGGCTGAACGCCTCGCCCGGGCGCTGGTGGGGGTGCACGAGGGGAATCTCGTGCTGTTTCGCCGCGACCGCTTCAAGGCGTGGCTGGCGGACCGCCTGCACCGGGACGCCCCGTGGGACGAGACGGTCCGCCGCATGATCGCCGGCGACGGCATATGGACCGCCAGGCCGGAGGTGAACTTCGTCACCGCCGAGGTGGAGAACGATCGGCTGGACCGCGAAGCCCTCGCCGGCCGCACGGTGCGGGCGTTCCTGGGGCAGCGGATCGACTGCGCCCAGTGCCACGACCACCCCTTTGCGGAGTGGTCGCAGGGCGACTTCGAGGGGCTCGCCGCGTTCTACGGCCGCACGGCCTACGGTCTCACCGGCGTGCGGGAGCGGACGCGGGAGAAGGGCGGGCCGAAGGAGTTCGCCGTGCAGGACCGCGAAACGCTGGAGGACCGCGTCGTCGCCCCCGCCGTGCCCTTCGCCCCGGAGCGGTTGCCGGCGGACTACGAGGCTGATTCGACCGACCGCCGGCGGGCCCTGGCGGCGTGGGTCACGCACCCGGACAACCGCCGCTTCGGCCGGGCGACTGCGAACCGGGCCTGGGGCCTGCTGTTCGGCCGGGCCTGGAAGGAGCCGGTGGACGATCTGCCGGACCCGGAACCGCTGGAACCGGGCGAAGCCGGCGACCTGCTGGACCGGCTCGCCGCGTCCTTCGCCGGACCGGGGGAGTACCGGCTGAAACGACTCATCCGCACGATCGCGGCGTCACGGGCGTTCCGGCTCTCGTCGTCGGCGCCGGGGACGGAGGAAGCGGAGTACGAGCGCCTCGCCCGGGCCGGGGCCGTCTTCCCGCTGACCCGGCTGCGGCCGGAGCAGATGATCGGGGCGATGACGCAGGCCGGCAGCGTGAGGACCCTCGACGCCGACAGCCCGCTGTTCGTGCGGGCGATCCGGTTCTTCCGCACCGTCGACTTCGTCCGCAACTACGGCGATCTCGGCGAGGAAGAACTGATTCGCGAACCCGGCACGGTGCCACAGGCCCTGTTGCGCATGAACGGCCGCCTGCCGCGGGAGATCGCGAGCGCCCAGCCGCTCGGGGCGACGGCCCGGCTGAGCTGGTTCGCCGGCCCGCCGCCCCGGCAGGTCGAGGCGGCGTTCCTCTGCACGCTCACCCGTCGGCCGACCGAGGCGGAGACCGCCGCCCTCGCCGCCTACTACGAGCCGGGCGAAGGCAAAGCGAAGGCTCCGATCGAGGACGTCTACTGGACCCTATTCAACGCGCCGGAGTTCTCATGGAATCACTGATCGCTCCGCCGCCCTTCAGGTTGAGCCGCTTCTCGCCGGGCCGGCGTTCCGTGCTGGCCGCGGCGGCGTCGTTGGGGCTCTCCTTCGCCCTGCCGCCGCTGACCGGCCGGGCCGCCGAGCGGCGGGGGGCGGAGCGGGCGAAGAGCCTGTTGATCCTGTGGATGCAGGGGGGGATGAGCCAGTTGGAGACGTTCGACCCGCACCCGGGCACGGCGATCGGCGGGCCGACGAAGGCCGTGAAGACCTCGCTGCCGGGCGTGCAGTTCGCCGACCTGCTGCCCCGCACCGCGGAGCGGGCGGACCGGCTGAACGTCGTGCGGTCGCTCACCAGCGCCGAGGGCGACCACGAACGGGCGACCTACTTCCTCAAGACCGGCTACCGCCCGGACCCGACGGTGCAGCACCCCTCCGCGGGGGCGGTCGCCGCCTACGCGTCCCCGCCGGAGGGGCTGGAGATCCCGGCTCACGTGGCCCTCAACCCGGCCCAGTGGGCGCCGCGGGGCGGCTACCTCGGGGCTCGGTTCGACGCCTTCCAGGTGCACGACCCCGGCAGGCCGCCGGCGAATCTGCGGGACTGGGCCGCCCCCGCACGGCGGGAGCGGCGTCTGGCCGGGTTGGACGCGCTCTCTCGCTCCTTCGCCGCCGGCCGGCCGGGCCAGTTGGCCCGCAGCCGACACGACGAGGCGACCGAGGAGGCGCTGGCGATGATGGACTCCCCGCAGGTCGGCGCCTTCGAGATCGACGAGGAGTCCGCCGCCCTGCGGGCCGCCTACGGCGACACCCGCTTCGGCCGCGGCTGCCTCGTCGCCCGCCGGCTGATCGAGACCGGCGTACGAGCGGTGGAGGTCACGCTGAACGGCTTCGACACCCACGCCGACAATTTCGGCGGCATGGCCACGCAGGCGGAGAGCCTCGACCCGGCCCTCGCCGCCCTGCTGGACGACCTGACAGCCCGCGACCTGCTGCAAAGCACGGTCGTGCTGGTGATGACGGAGTTCGGCCGGACCCCGCGGATCAACCCGCTCGACGGCCGCGACCACTGGCCGAAGGGCTTTTCCTGCCTCGTCGGCGGCGGCGGGCTGGCCTCCGGCCGGGTGATCGGCGCCACGGACCCGGCGGGGGAGAAGGAGCCGACCGATCCGGTCCGCGTGCAGGATCTATTCGCCACCGTTTTCGACACGCTCGGGATCGACCCGGAGGAGGAGGAGATGACGCCGATCGGCCGTCCGCTGAAGCGGGCGGAGGGCGCTCCGCTGGCGGCCCTGCGGGTCTGATCGCGTCGCGCGCGGCGGGTTGCGGCCGCGAGGCGGCATGGACCGAACGGGGCGCCGGCTGCTAGGACCCGCGCTGCCGCCCGGAGCCCCGGGCGTGGCGATCGCCCCCGGGTTCGAGGCGTCTGCGTGCTGAAACTCCTGACCTCCCCCGCGACCGTCGCGGCGGCGTTGACCGCCCTGTTCCTCGTCGCCTGCGGCGACGGCGGGCCGCTGGCGCATCCGCTGATCACCCGCTACGCGCTCGGCCACCCGCTGGCGGTGGCGACCGTCGGGCTGTTCTTCGCGGGCGCCGCGGCCGTGCTGATGCGGGCGGTCGGCCATCGGGCGGAACGCCGGGCCGTCGCCGCGTTGGCCATCTGCCGATTCCCGACCACCGCCGACGCCCTCGCCTGGGCCGGCGAATCCCGCCTCGCCGCCCCGTCCCGCGTCCGCGGACTGCTGACCGATCCGCCCCCCGCCGACCGGGCGGAGACGCGGCTCGGCGCCCTCCACGAATCCGCCGCGGACCGCCTGCACGACGGCTATGGCCTCGTCCGCACGATCACCTGGGCGGTGCCGATCCTCGGCTTCCTCGGCACGGTCGTCGGCATCACGCTGGCAATCGCCGGCATTGATCCGGACGGCCTCGGCGAATCGCTGGGCGAGGTGACGGGCGGCTTGGCGGTGGCGTTCGACACCACGGCCCTGGCTCTCGCCCTGTCGCTGGTGTTGGTCTTCGGCACCCATGCGGTGCAGGGGGCGGAGCTGTCGAACCTGGAACGACTGCGAGACGTCGCGTTCCGCGCGCTGTTGCCGCTCTGCCCGGCGGCGGAGGAGGACCCCGTGCGGGCCGCCGCCGCCGACGTGGCGGAACTGATGCGCCGCCGGGCCGGCGATCTCGCCGAGGTGCACGCCGCCGCCTGGCGGGGCAGCTTGGAAGAGATGCGGTCGGCGTGGGCGGAGACGCTGACCGAAAGCCGAGCCGCCTTCGCCGCGGGCATCCGGGCCGAGACCGCCGCGGCCGCGGAGGCCGCCGAACGCCGCCAACAGGCCGCCGGCCAGGAGTTCCTCTCCGCCGTGCGCGCCGCGACGGACGCCATGACCGGGGCCGTCTCCCGCTGGAGCGACGGCTTCGAGGAGGCCGCCGCCGCGGACGTGGATCGCTCCGACCGGCTCCGCGATCTGGCGGACTCCCTCGCCGCGATCGCCGAGCGGACCGAGGCGCATTCGATGATCGCCGGCCGGATCGACGCCGGCTTGGCGACCGTCAACGAGGCCGGCCACTTTGAGGAAGCGGTGCACTCGCTGACCGCCGCCGCCCACCTGCTGACGATGCGCCTCGGTGGCGTGCCGGGGCAGTCGGCTCCGCAGCCGACGAGCGCGCACGTCGTGCCCTCCCAGAGGCGCGCCGCCTGAGGGCGGCGGCGAAAGCTCTGACCCGTGCGACGCGCCAGCGGTCCGAACGTCAGTCTCTTTCCGTTCCTGACGGTGCTCCTGTGCGCCAGCGGGACGTTGATCGTGTTGTTGATCGCGCTCTCCCAGCACGTCCGCGACACGCCCCCCGCCCCCACTGCCGCGGCCGAACCGCCGGAGCCCGCTGCGCCGGTCGTCACGGTGACGGAGCCGCCGCCGGAACCGTTGCTCGCTCCGGTTCCCGCCCCGCCGCCGGAGCCGATCCTACCAAAGCTTCCTCCCGGACCGCCGCGGGTCGTGCGACTGCCGTACGAGGGTCCGGACCCGGGCGAACCGCTGCGGCGCCGCTTGGCGAGCGCCCGGACCGCAGCGGCGGAGCTGACGGCTCGGCTCGACGCGGCGACGCTGCGGCGTCGGGATGCGGAAGCGAAGATTGAAGCGGCCCGGTTCGCCGCCGCCGAGGCGGCGGCCGCCGTCGCCTCCGCCGGCGCCCGGCTGGCGTCGTTGGAACAGGTTCGGGACAGCGGCGCCGCGGCCGCGGCCCGGGCGACCGCGGAGGTGGCGGAGTTTCAATCTGCCGTCGCCGCCGCAAAGGAAGACGACTCCCCCCGCGCCCTGCTGCCGGTTGTCCGCACGCCGGACGGCGTGACCGCGGACCGGCCGATCTTGGTGGAATGCATCGCCGCCGGGGCGCGGTTGCGGCCCTACGGCGTCACGGTGCCGGTGGGCGCGGCGGGACCGGCGCCGACCGGCGTGGCGCCCGTGGTGGCCGGCGTGCAGGCCGCGTCCGCGGCGACCGGGGAGAGCTACGTCCTGCTGATCGTGCGGCCGGACGGCCTGCCGGCCTTCTATCAGGTCGCCGGCGCGCTGACCGCGGCGGGGATTCGGTTCGGCTATGAACTGCTCGACGAGGATGCGGAGATCGCCTGGGGCGAAGCGACGCCGGAGACTTCCGGAACGGTCGCGGTCGCGGTGCGGGACGCGCTGCAACGCCTGCCGGCTCCGCTACCGGGCGAGGACGACCCGCGGTTCGTCGGCGCCGGCTTCCCGGGCGCGAGCGGACCGGCGGGTCAGGGCGGCGGCGGTTCCCCGCCCGGCCTCCCCGGCCCCGGTCTGCCCGGCGTCGCCGGGGCCGGCCGGCCCGGTCCGCCCGGCGGCGCGCCGCTCAGCGGGGCGCCGGACGATCCCTTCGCCGGGGGCCGGGCGGGGGCCGCTGCGGCCGGTCGTCCGGACCTCTCGAAGGCCTTCCCCGCGGGCTCGCCGGCGGATCGCTTGAATATCATCGGCTCGACGCCCGCCGTCGCCGCCCAGCCGTTCAACCCGGCGGGTGGACGATTCCCCGCGGCCGCCGGCGGTTCCGGCGGCGTCACGCCTCCCGGCGGCGCCGCGATCGGCGCCGCCGCTCCCCCGCCGGTTCCCGCCGGCGCTGACGGCGTGGCCCCGGGCGAGGGCGTTGCGGGAATGAACGCTCCCCCCGCTGACGCCCGTCCCGCTGGCGCCCGTCCCGCCGGCGCAAGTCCCGGGGGCGCCAGTCCCGAGGGCACTGCCTCCACAGATTCGCCCGCGGAGGCGGCGATGCAGGCGCTCGCCGCTCCGGCCACGGGCGCCGAGACGGCCGACGGCGGCGCGTCCGGCGGTTCGTCCAGCGCCTCGGCGGGCGGTTCGTCCAGCAGTTCAGCGGGCGGAGCGTCCGGCAGCGGCGGGGCGGCGGGCGGAGCCAGCGGCGGGGCGGCGGGCGGCGAGCCCTCCGAGGGCTCGAAGAGCCGCTCCTTCGGCGAACGCGGCGGGACGCCGGAGCGGGACACCCGCATCCGCTTTAACGTGCGGACGCCCGCCACGCTGGCCGCCTCTCACCTCTGGATCAACGGGCACTGGGCGCCGCTGCCGGACGACAACGACAGGCTGATCGCCACCCTGAAACAGGAGTTCGATCGCCGTCTCGCCGATCGCGGCGAACCGCCGACCGGGTTCCGCTGGAGCCCGGAACTGCGTCTGAGCGTCCGCCCCGAAGGCCGCGGACAGGTGGAGCGATTCATCGAAGCCGCGGAGCGGGCCGGGGCGACCGTAAAAATTGAAGGCGGAACGCGATGAGTCGGCGCCGGCACGAAGACATGGACGCCGGAAGCGACAGCTTCCTGGACGTCCTCGCGAATCTGGTGGGCATCCTCGTGGTGCTGGTGGTGATGACCGCCCTGCAGGCCGCCGCCCGCCCGGCGGCGTCGATCGCGGAGGCGGACGCCCCGGCGCCGGAGAGTGCGGCGCCGGAGATGGCCCTCGAACCGATCGTCTCGGAGCCGGTCGCTTTGGAGCCGCCCGCCATGGTCCGGGTTCCCCTGATCGCCCCGAAGCCGAACGTTGTGTTTGAGCCGACGCCCCCGCCGGTCGTGCCGGCGTCGCTGGAGCGGGACGTCGCCGCCGCGGAGGCCACTCTAGCAGTGCTCCGCCGACGGGTGGACGAGTCGGCGGCGGCTCACCTGATGGCGGCGGAGACGGCGGAGCGGGAACGCCAGCGGGCGGCGGCCGCCGCGGCGGAATTGCAGCGCCGCCGGGCCGCGATGTCCCAGATTCAGGCAGACGCCGCCGCCGCCGCCCGGGCCGCCGAGGCCGCCCGGCTGGACCGCGATCTCTGGGCCGCCAAGGCCGCGGCGGCGGGCGACAAGCCGCCCGAGCGCTTCGAGCATTCCGCCCTGCCGGTCGGACGGCGGGTCACCGGGGACGAACTGCACTTCCGCCTCGTCGGCGATCCAAACGACCCGAAGGGAGGCCTGGTGCGGCCGGTGCCGATCGACGACCTCACCGCCAAGCTGGAGCAGGACATCCAGCGGCGCCGCAATCAAATCATGGACCGCGGCGGCTACGACGGGACCGTCGGGCCGATGTCCGGCTACGTGATGAACTACCGGATCGAACGCGAAACGGACGACGTACTCGACCGGGTGCGGTCCGCCTCGCCCGGGATCGTGCGGTTCCGACTGGCCGGCTGGACGCTGGCGGACGCCGGGGACGATCCCTCGGCGACGCTCGACGCGGCGCTGGCCGAGGGGTCGGACTTCCGCTTCCTGCTGGCGACCGCCGGACCGGGGGCGACGGCGACGTTCTGGGTGGCGCCGGAGGCGTTCGCCGCCTTCCGGGCTCTGCGAGCAGAAGCCCGCGCCGCCGGCCTGTACGTCGCCGCCCGGCCGCTGCCGAACGGCGTCCCCATCAGCGGCAGCCCGGACGGCAGCCGCTCCGTCGCCCAGTGAGCGCACCGAGCACCGCCCCGGCTCAGTCGTCCGGCAGCACGTCGGACAGGTCCGGGGTCAGCAACGGCTCGACGGCTTCGACGGTCACGTAGTAGGCGCCGCGGGTGACGTCGCCCTCCGTAAAGGTCGCGCTCAGTTTGGCCGGCCCTTCGGGGAGCGTCAGGATGATCACCGGCGGGCTGCTGAACGACCCGGTCCGGGCGCCGCGGGATTGGGAGGTCTTCGCCTCGACGGAGACGGAAACGCTGCCCTGCCAGGCGCCGTCCTCCTCGGCGGCGGCCGGGCGATCGCGGAGCGTGAACCGATACCGGCCGGCCTGCGGCGCCTCGACGGCCCACCAGCCGGTGGAGACCGGGTCCTTGCGGATCGCCGCCTGGCTCCAGGGCACCGGGCGGTTGTCCGGTTCGTGCCAGTCGTGGGCGCACAGCTCCACCGGGCCGGGGCCGAGGTCGATCCGCACCAGGTCCTCGGCGAACGGATCGTCGAAGGCCGGTTCGAGACTCGCCCACCACTGTTCGTAGGCTTGGCGCAGTTCCTCGACGATTTCCGGATGGTCGGCCGCCACGTCGCTCTTCTGCCCGGGATCGGCCTCGATGTCGTACAGCTCGTCCCGGTTCACCAGGCGCCAGCGGTCGGTCATGACCGCCGATTTGCGCCACTTCTCCGGCACCTCGATCCGCTGGGAATGCACGGTCAGCGTGCGGTCCGGCCAGTTCGCCTCCTCCGCATCGCGGAGCAGGGGGGTGAGGTCGCGGCCGTCCAGCGCCTCGCCCCCGGCGACAGGCACGCCGCAGAGGGACAGCACGGTGGGGAGCACGTCGACATGGGCCGTGAGCCGATCGACGTCCCGAGCCTCGGCGAATCCGCCGGCGGGCCAGTGCAGGAAGAAGGGCACGCGGTGGCCGCCGTCGTATTCGCTGCCCTTGGCGGCCCGCATGCCGGCGTTGAAGCCGCCGTTCTGATGGCCGGCGGCAGTGCCGTTGTCGGTGGTGAAGACGAAGATCGTGTTCTCCGTCAGGCCCAGTTCGTCCAGGCGTGCGCGGAAGTCGCCCAGGCGGGCGTCGATGTTGGCGATCATGCCGTAGAAGTTCGCCTGGTCACCCTTCACCCCCGCGTCCCGATAGGGCTGGGACCACTCCTCCGGCACCCGGTAGGGGCCGTGCGGGGCGTTGGTGGCGAGGGTGAGGAAGAACGGCCGCCCGGTCTTGGCCGGGTCGTTGCGGTCGACGAAGTCTTCCGCGGCGTCAAACCACTCGTCGGTGCAGTATTTCTCGGTCGAGCGCAGCTCCTCCGTGCCCTCGGGGTTCGATTCGGAGCGGGAGAACCAGGTGTAGGTGTCGCCGAAGTAGTCGTTCCCCCAGTAGTCCGGGGCCTGGCCGACGCCGCCGCCGCCGTGCGTGTAGGCAAAGTCGTAGCCCTGATCGCGGGCCCGCAGCGGAGCGTTGTCGCCGAGGTGCCACTTGCCGATCATCCCGGTGCGGTAGCCGGCGTCGCGGAGGCGTTCGGCGAGGGTGACCTCCTCCGGGGCCATCATCGACCGGCCCTGAATCGTGTGCCAGACGCCGGTTTTCGTGCTGTAGCGGCCGGTGTAGAGGGCGGCCCGGGTGGGGGAGCAGGTCGGGTCGACGTGATAGTCCGTCAGCCGGACCGATTCGCCGTGCAGCCGGTCGAGGTGCGGCGTCTTGAGGACCGCGTTGCCGTGGCAGGAGAGGTCGCCGTAGCCTTGATCGTCCGTGAGGATCAGCACGACGTTGGGTCGCTCCGCGGCGGAGGCCGTTCGGGGGAGCGACCCACCAATCGCCAATCCGGCGAGGAGCAGTGCGAGCGTGGGACGGATCATTCCTGGTCCTCCTCGGGGGCGGTTTCGGGGGCGGGCTTCGGCGCGTTTAGCGGTGTCCGCGGGGCGGGGGGGAGGTCGACGCCGACGATCTGTACCTCCGGCAGGTCCTTCATCAGGGCCAGCGCGCCGGCGGTCGTGACGGCGGTGTCCCACACGTACAGGGACCGCAGCGCCACCAGGCCCCGCAGGTTCTTCAGGCCGGCGTCGGTCACCTTCGTCCCGTACAGGTTCAGGTACTCCAGTCGCTCCAGCGTGCCGACGGGAACGAGGGCGGCGTCGCCGATCTTCGTGCCTTCCAGATGCAGTTTGCGGAGGTTCGTCAGGAGGGTCAGCTTGCGGCTCAGGCCGTCGTCGAACGGGGTGCCGCGGAGGTTCAGCTCGTGCAGCCGGTCGGCCAGGGGCACGAGGGCGTCGAGGTGCTTCGCCGTCAGTTCCACGTCGCCGAGGTGAAAGGAGACGTCCAGTCGGGCGTCGTTCTGGGCGCGCTGCACGACCTGCCCGCCGAGGGCCTCCACGGCGGCGATCGCGGCCCGGTCGGCGTCGGAGAGCGGCGGGACCTGCGGCGGTTCCCCGGAGCTCGGTTCCTGAAACGCGAGCAGGACGGCGGCGAACAGGACGGCGGTCGGCATGCGGGTTCCCTTCGGGATCGGGGCGGCACAACGGTAACGCCCGATCGGAGACGGCGACAACGGACGCGGGTTCGCCGCCGCGTCGGGATCTGCTAGACCCGAGTCGTGTCCGTCGGAACGCCCGCCGCCGCCCCGCCCGCCCCGCCCGCCCAGCGCGCCGCTCCCCCCCGGCCGCTGACCGAGCCGGTGCGGGTTCTCGGGGCCGTGCTGCTGAGTTTCGTCCGCGACGTCGGCGACCTGACGCTGTTTGCCGCGGCCGCGCTGCGGTCCGTGCTGCGGACGCGGCCGTCCAAACGCATTCTGCTGCCCTGCCTGTACGAAATCGGCGTTCGCAGCATCCCCGTCGTGCTGATCACGGGCGGGTTCATCGGCATGGTGCTGGCCGTGCAGAGCTACGACCAGCTCCACATGATGCACCTCGAAAACCGCCTCGGGGCGGTGGTGAACGTCTCGCTGGTGAAGGAACTCGGTCCCGTGCTGGCCGCGGTAATGCTCGCCGGCCGGGTGGGCAGCCGGACCGCCGCCGAGCTGGGCACGATGCGGGTCACGGAACAGATCGACGCCGTCAAAGCGCTCGGCGCCGACCCGATCGGGCACCTCGTCGTGCCGCGGGTCGCCGCCTGCGTGCTGCTGATCCCGCTCCTGACCGTGCTGGCGGACGCCTGCGGGATGTTCGGCGGGTGGTTGTTCAGCGTGAAGCTGCTGGGCATCTCCGACTTTCATTACTGGCACCACACACTGAGCTTCATCACCGCCTACGACTTCGCCAGCGGTCTGCTGAAGAGCCTCGCCTTCGGGGCGTCGATCGGCGTGATCGCCTGCCACCGCGGCTTTCACTGCGGCGCCGGGGCGGAGGGCGTCGGGGCCGCGGCGACGGAGAGCTTCGTGCTGTCCTTCATGGCGATCCTCTGCCTGGACTTCCTGCTGGGGGTCGTGCTCGGCCGGCTGTACTGGATCCTGTGGCCGGCTCCCATGACGCTGATGTGACGGGAGTTTCTCGATGACGGCTCCCAAACTCGAACTGCGCACCGCCTGCAAGCGGTTCGGCTCGAACGTGATCGTCCATCGGCTGAACCTGTCGGTCGCGGTGGGCGAGACGCTCTGCCTGATCGGCGAGAGCGGGTGCGGCAAGAGCGTCTCGATGAAGCTCGCCGCGGCCCTGCTGCCGCCCACATCCGGCGGGGTCCTGTGGGACGGCGACCCGGTCCACGCCCTGCCGCCGGAGGAGTTCCGGCGGCGGCGGATGAAGTTCGGCTATCTGTTCCAGGGGGCGGCGCTGTTCGACAGCATGACCGTCTTCGAGAACGTCGCCTTCGGCCCCCGCCAGCTGCACGCCGCCGAGGGGCGGATGCTGGAGGAGCTGGTCGCCGCCCGCATCCGCGAGGTCGGCCTGCCGGAGCACGTCACCCACCGAAAACCGGCCGGGCTCTCCGGCGGCCAGCGGAAACGGGTCGGGCTGGCCCGGGCGCTGGCGCTGGACCCGGACGTGATGCTGTACGACGAACCGACCACCGGCCTCGATCCGGTGATGAGCGACGTGATCAACGAGCTGATCCTCCGCGTCGCCGCC
Coding sequences within:
- a CDS encoding DUF1549 domain-containing protein; the protein is MSFARPSRRWLALAAVGAVCAATFAAAARDVSPGPPPLRDAPDPAAIDGFFHERWTEEDVEPAPAAEELLVLRRLSLALHGTIPSLEEVRAFEADARPDRLTRWTDRLLADRRFAEYWAERLARALVGVHEGNLVLFRRDRFKAWLADRLHRDAPWDETVRRMIAGDGIWTARPEVNFVTAEVENDRLDREALAGRTVRAFLGQRIDCAQCHDHPFAEWSQGDFEGLAAFYGRTAYGLTGVRERTREKGGPKEFAVQDRETLEDRVVAPAVPFAPERLPADYEADSTDRRRALAAWVTHPDNRRFGRATANRAWGLLFGRAWKEPVDDLPDPEPLEPGEAGDLLDRLAASFAGPGEYRLKRLIRTIAASRAFRLSSSAPGTEEAEYERLARAGAVFPLTRLRPEQMIGAMTQAGSVRTLDADSPLFVRAIRFFRTVDFVRNYGDLGEEELIREPGTVPQALLRMNGRLPREIASAQPLGATARLSWFAGPPPRQVEAAFLCTLTRRPTEAETAALAAYYEPGEGKAKAPIEDVYWTLFNAPEFSWNH
- a CDS encoding DUF1501 domain-containing protein, whose amino-acid sequence is MSRFSPGRRSVLAAAASLGLSFALPPLTGRAAERRGAERAKSLLILWMQGGMSQLETFDPHPGTAIGGPTKAVKTSLPGVQFADLLPRTAERADRLNVVRSLTSAEGDHERATYFLKTGYRPDPTVQHPSAGAVAAYASPPEGLEIPAHVALNPAQWAPRGGYLGARFDAFQVHDPGRPPANLRDWAAPARRERRLAGLDALSRSFAAGRPGQLARSRHDEATEEALAMMDSPQVGAFEIDEESAALRAAYGDTRFGRGCLVARRLIETGVRAVEVTLNGFDTHADNFGGMATQAESLDPALAALLDDLTARDLLQSTVVLVMTEFGRTPRINPLDGRDHWPKGFSCLVGGGGLASGRVIGATDPAGEKEPTDPVRVQDLFATVFDTLGIDPEEEEMTPIGRPLKRAEGAPLAALRV
- a CDS encoding MotA/TolQ/ExbB proton channel family protein; this encodes MLKLLTSPATVAAALTALFLVACGDGGPLAHPLITRYALGHPLAVATVGLFFAGAAAVLMRAVGHRAERRAVAALAICRFPTTADALAWAGESRLAAPSRVRGLLTDPPPADRAETRLGALHESAADRLHDGYGLVRTITWAVPILGFLGTVVGITLAIAGIDPDGLGESLGEVTGGLAVAFDTTALALALSLVLVFGTHAVQGAELSNLERLRDVAFRALLPLCPAAEEDPVRAAAADVAELMRRRAGDLAEVHAAAWRGSLEEMRSAWAETLTESRAAFAAGIRAETAAAAEAAERRQQAAGQEFLSAVRAATDAMTGAVSRWSDGFEEAAAADVDRSDRLRDLADSLAAIAERTEAHSMIAGRIDAGLATVNEAGHFEEAVHSLTAAAHLLTMRLGGVPGQSAPQPTSAHVVPSQRRAA
- a CDS encoding arylsulfatase is translated as MIRPTLALLLAGLAIGGSLPRTASAAERPNVVLILTDDQGYGDLSCHGNAVLKTPHLDRLHGESVRLTDYHVDPTCSPTRAALYTGRYSTKTGVWHTIQGRSMMAPEEVTLAERLRDAGYRTGMIGKWHLGDNAPLRARDQGYDFAYTHGGGGVGQAPDYWGNDYFGDTYTWFSRSESNPEGTEELRSTEKYCTDEWFDAAEDFVDRNDPAKTGRPFFLTLATNAPHGPYRVPEEWSQPYRDAGVKGDQANFYGMIANIDARLGDFRARLDELGLTENTIFVFTTDNGTAAGHQNGGFNAGMRAAKGSEYDGGHRVPFFLHWPAGGFAEARDVDRLTAHVDVLPTVLSLCGVPVAGGEALDGRDLTPLLRDAEEANWPDRTLTVHSQRIEVPEKWRKSAVMTDRWRLVNRDELYDIEADPGQKSDVAADHPEIVEELRQAYEQWWASLEPAFDDPFAEDLVRIDLGPGPVELCAHDWHEPDNRPVPWSQAAIRKDPVSTGWWAVEAPQAGRYRFTLRDRPAAAEEDGAWQGSVSVSVEAKTSQSRGARTGSFSSPPVIILTLPEGPAKLSATFTEGDVTRGAYYVTVEAVEPLLTPDLSDVLPDD
- a CDS encoding leucine-rich repeat domain-containing protein; the protein is MPTAVLFAAVLLAFQEPSSGEPPQVPPLSDADRAAIAAVEALGGQVVQRAQNDARLDVSFHLGDVELTAKHLDALVPLADRLHELNLRGTPFDDGLSRKLTLLTNLRKLHLEGTKIGDAALVPVGTLERLEYLNLYGTKVTDAGLKNLRGLVALRSLYVWDTAVTTAGALALMKDLPEVQIVGVDLPPAPRTPLNAPKPAPETAPEEDQE
- a CDS encoding MlaE family ABC transporter permease codes for the protein MSVGTPAAAPPAPPAQRAAPPRPLTEPVRVLGAVLLSFVRDVGDLTLFAAAALRSVLRTRPSKRILLPCLYEIGVRSIPVVLITGGFIGMVLAVQSYDQLHMMHLENRLGAVVNVSLVKELGPVLAAVMLAGRVGSRTAAELGTMRVTEQIDAVKALGADPIGHLVVPRVAACVLLIPLLTVLADACGMFGGWLFSVKLLGISDFHYWHHTLSFITAYDFASGLLKSLAFGASIGVIACHRGFHCGAGAEGVGAAATESFVLSFMAILCLDFLLGVVLGRLYWILWPAPMTLM